From the Oryzias latipes chromosome 22, ASM223467v1 genome, one window contains:
- the pomt2 gene encoding protein O-mannosyl-transferase 2 isoform X2: MDKADCPSQNKTKDFSTLRNRKICASKAQQSSFSLVSKHKNVQPAEMSKDGTQLPSPPGHEPRNKTLLILVVVLSFSTRFYKLAEPPHVCWDETHFGKMGSYYINRTFFFDVHPPLGKMLIGFAGFMTGYDGTFPFIKPGDKYEEHNYLGMRGFCAALGSCLPIFAYLIVLELSQAQSAALIAASLLIFDTGCITISQYILLDPILMFFIMAAVLSMIKFNQQRYRPFTAPWWMWLVLCGANLSGAVGVKFVGLFIIVLVGLNTISDLWVLLGDLNLSLVDVLKHLLARVAGLILLPLFLYVTIFAVHFVVLNKSGPGDGFFSSAFQSRLIGNNLHNVSMPEYLAYGSTITAKNLRIAGGYLHSHWHLYPEGVGAKQQQVTAYLHKDYNNLWLVRKPEENDSESRTPVLVRHGDIIRLEHKETTRNLHAHRQEAPLTKKHFQVTGYGINGTGDSNDLWRVEVCGGQRGDLVKVLRSKVRFLHKATGCVLYSSGKTLPKWGWEQVEVTCSPYLKESPSSQWNIEDHFHPELPNISLSVLKPNFLEILLESHIVMIKGNSGLKAKDNEMNSKPWHWPINYQGLRFSGVNETEYRVYLLGNPVVWWINLASLGLYVIMVAVASIAIKRGLPLNQSRLEHSRLLKRGGGLLLLGWLLHYLPFYAMGRVLYYHHYFPAMLFSSMLTGVTLDILLKSSDLLLHSVYSDRLKVGGWLLLQLSILYRSLSSFQFLPFSSSVLWHDGSSCP; encoded by the exons ATGGACAAAGCAGACTGCCcatcccaaaacaaaacaaaggactTTTCAACTCTACGAAACAGGAAAATCTGTGCCTCCAAAGCACAACAATCATCCTTCAGCCTTGTGTCAAAGCACAAAAATGTCCAACCTGCAGAAATGTCAAAAGATGGCACACAGCTTCCATCCCCTCCAGGCCACGAGCCAAGAAACAAAACACTCCTTATTCTTGTTGTGGTGTTGTCTTTCTCTACACGCTTCTACAAGTTAGCAGAGCCCCCTCACGTGTG CTGGGATGAAACGCACTTTGGAAAAATGGGGAGCTACTACATCAACAGAACCTTCTTCTTCGACGTCCATCCGCCTCTCGGGAAA ATGCTGATTGGTTTTGCTGGTTTTATGACTGGTTATGATGGTACTTTTCCCTTTATCAAACCTGGAGACAAATATGAAGAACACAACTATCTCGGGATGAGAGGA TTTTGTGCTGCACTGGGCTCCTGCCTTCCTATCTTTGCCTACCTCATCGTGCTGGAGCTGTCTCAGGCTCAAAGTGCTGCTCTCATAGCAGCCAGCCTGCTCATATTTG ACACAGGCTGCATCACTATCTCACAGTACATCCTGTTAGACCCAATACTGATGTTCTTCATTATGGCGGCAGTACTGAGTATGATCAAGTTCAACCAGCAGAGATAcag GCCTTTCACTGCCCCCTGGTGGATGTGGCTGGTACTGTGTGGCGCAAACCTCTCTGGGGCTGTTGGGGTGAAGTTTGTTGGCCTGTTTATAATCGTTTTAGTTGGCCTGAACACAATTTCGGACCTTTGGGTTCTTTTGGGAGACCTGAATCTGTCTCTG gtggACGTTTTAAAGCACTTGCTTGCTCGAGTGGCTGGGCTCATCCTCCTTCCGCTCTTCCTCTACGTTACAATATTTGCAGTCCACTTTGTTGTGTTGAACAAAAG TGGGCCCGGTGACGGTTTCTTCAGCTCTGCTTTCCAGTCCCGCCTAATTGGAAACAACCTGCACAATGTATCCATGCCAGAGT ACCTGGCGTACGGCTCAACCATCACAGCAAAAAACCTCCGTATTGCTGGCGGTTACCTTCACTCCCACTGGCACCTCTACCCAGAGGGGGTTGGAGCAAAGCAACAGCAG GTTACAGCCTATCTCCATAAAGACTACAACAACCTGTGGCTGGTTCGAAAACCGGAGGAGAACGATT CTGAGTCCAGGACTCCGGTTCTGGTTCGTCATGGAGACATCATTCGACTGGAGCACAAAGA AACAACTCGGAACCTCCACGCCCACCGTCAGGAAGCTCCTCTCaccaaaaagcattttcaggTGACCGGCTACGGCATT AATGGAACCGGAGACTCCAATGATCTGTGGCGAGTGGAGGTTTGTGGAGGCCAGAGGGGCGACCTGGTGAAGGTACTGCGGAGCAAAGTTCGCTTTCTGCACAAAGCTACCGGCTGTGTCCTCTACTCCTCTGGAAAGACTCTTCCAAAATG GGGGTGGGAACAGGTCGAGGTCACCTGCAGTCCTTACTTGAAGGAGTCTCCAAGCTCACAGTGGAACATTGAGGATCATTTTCATCCAGaat TGCCCAACATTAGTTTGTCCGTGCTGAAGCCCAACTTTCTGGAAATCTTGTTGGAGTCCCACATAGTTATGATAAAG GGAAACAGTGGCTTGAAAGCCAAAGACAATGAGATGAACTCCAAACCTTGGCACTGGCCTATCAACTACCAG GGCCTGAGATTTTCAGGCGTAAATGAGACGGAGTATCGCGTTTACCTGCTGGGAAACCCA GTGGTCTGGTGGATAAATCTGGCCTCTTTAGGGCTGTACGTCATCATGGTGGCAGTGGCGTCCATTGCCATAAAGAGAGGTTTGCCCTTGAACCAAAGCCGACTAG AGCATTCACGGCTCctgaagagaggaggaggcctgCTGCTGCTCGGCTGGCTGCTGCACTACCTCCCCTTCTACGCCATGGGCCGCGTCCTGTACTATCACCACTACTTCCCCGCCATGCTCTTCAGCAGCATGCTGACGG GAGTTACACTGGACATCCTTCTTAAAAGCTCTGACCTGCTGCTCCACTCTGTTTATTCTGACCGGCTGAAAGTTGGTGGATGGCTGCTACTTCAGCTCAGCATCCTTTACAG ATCTTTGTCTTCCTTCCAGTTTCTACCTTTTTCATCCTCTGTCCTATGGCATGATGGGTCCTCTTGCCCATGA
- the pomt2 gene encoding protein O-mannosyl-transferase 2 isoform X1 encodes MDKADCPSQNKTKDFSTLRNRKICASKAQQSSFSLVSKHKNVQPAEMSKDGTQLPSPPGHEPRNKTLLILVVVLSFSTRFYKLAEPPHVCWDETHFGKMGSYYINRTFFFDVHPPLGKMLIGFAGFMTGYDGTFPFIKPGDKYEEHNYLGMRGFCAALGSCLPIFAYLIVLELSQAQSAALIAASLLIFDTGCITISQYILLDPILMFFIMAAVLSMIKFNQQRYRPFTAPWWMWLVLCGANLSGAVGVKFVGLFIIVLVGLNTISDLWVLLGDLNLSLVDVLKHLLARVAGLILLPLFLYVTIFAVHFVVLNKSGPGDGFFSSAFQSRLIGNNLHNVSMPEYLAYGSTITAKNLRIAGGYLHSHWHLYPEGVGAKQQQVTAYLHKDYNNLWLVRKPEENDSESRTPVLVRHGDIIRLEHKETTRNLHAHRQEAPLTKKHFQVTGYGINGTGDSNDLWRVEVCGGQRGDLVKVLRSKVRFLHKATGCVLYSSGKTLPKWGWEQVEVTCSPYLKESPSSQWNIEDHFHPELPNISLSVLKPNFLEILLESHIVMIKGNSGLKAKDNEMNSKPWHWPINYQGLRFSGVNETEYRVYLLGNPVVWWINLASLGLYVIMVAVASIAIKRGLPLNQSRLEHSRLLKRGGGLLLLGWLLHYLPFYAMGRVLYYHHYFPAMLFSSMLTGVTLDILLKSSDLLLHSVYSDRLKVGGWLLLQLSILYSFYLFHPLSYGMMGPLAHEPGSAMAGLKWIDSWDF; translated from the exons ATGGACAAAGCAGACTGCCcatcccaaaacaaaacaaaggactTTTCAACTCTACGAAACAGGAAAATCTGTGCCTCCAAAGCACAACAATCATCCTTCAGCCTTGTGTCAAAGCACAAAAATGTCCAACCTGCAGAAATGTCAAAAGATGGCACACAGCTTCCATCCCCTCCAGGCCACGAGCCAAGAAACAAAACACTCCTTATTCTTGTTGTGGTGTTGTCTTTCTCTACACGCTTCTACAAGTTAGCAGAGCCCCCTCACGTGTG CTGGGATGAAACGCACTTTGGAAAAATGGGGAGCTACTACATCAACAGAACCTTCTTCTTCGACGTCCATCCGCCTCTCGGGAAA ATGCTGATTGGTTTTGCTGGTTTTATGACTGGTTATGATGGTACTTTTCCCTTTATCAAACCTGGAGACAAATATGAAGAACACAACTATCTCGGGATGAGAGGA TTTTGTGCTGCACTGGGCTCCTGCCTTCCTATCTTTGCCTACCTCATCGTGCTGGAGCTGTCTCAGGCTCAAAGTGCTGCTCTCATAGCAGCCAGCCTGCTCATATTTG ACACAGGCTGCATCACTATCTCACAGTACATCCTGTTAGACCCAATACTGATGTTCTTCATTATGGCGGCAGTACTGAGTATGATCAAGTTCAACCAGCAGAGATAcag GCCTTTCACTGCCCCCTGGTGGATGTGGCTGGTACTGTGTGGCGCAAACCTCTCTGGGGCTGTTGGGGTGAAGTTTGTTGGCCTGTTTATAATCGTTTTAGTTGGCCTGAACACAATTTCGGACCTTTGGGTTCTTTTGGGAGACCTGAATCTGTCTCTG gtggACGTTTTAAAGCACTTGCTTGCTCGAGTGGCTGGGCTCATCCTCCTTCCGCTCTTCCTCTACGTTACAATATTTGCAGTCCACTTTGTTGTGTTGAACAAAAG TGGGCCCGGTGACGGTTTCTTCAGCTCTGCTTTCCAGTCCCGCCTAATTGGAAACAACCTGCACAATGTATCCATGCCAGAGT ACCTGGCGTACGGCTCAACCATCACAGCAAAAAACCTCCGTATTGCTGGCGGTTACCTTCACTCCCACTGGCACCTCTACCCAGAGGGGGTTGGAGCAAAGCAACAGCAG GTTACAGCCTATCTCCATAAAGACTACAACAACCTGTGGCTGGTTCGAAAACCGGAGGAGAACGATT CTGAGTCCAGGACTCCGGTTCTGGTTCGTCATGGAGACATCATTCGACTGGAGCACAAAGA AACAACTCGGAACCTCCACGCCCACCGTCAGGAAGCTCCTCTCaccaaaaagcattttcaggTGACCGGCTACGGCATT AATGGAACCGGAGACTCCAATGATCTGTGGCGAGTGGAGGTTTGTGGAGGCCAGAGGGGCGACCTGGTGAAGGTACTGCGGAGCAAAGTTCGCTTTCTGCACAAAGCTACCGGCTGTGTCCTCTACTCCTCTGGAAAGACTCTTCCAAAATG GGGGTGGGAACAGGTCGAGGTCACCTGCAGTCCTTACTTGAAGGAGTCTCCAAGCTCACAGTGGAACATTGAGGATCATTTTCATCCAGaat TGCCCAACATTAGTTTGTCCGTGCTGAAGCCCAACTTTCTGGAAATCTTGTTGGAGTCCCACATAGTTATGATAAAG GGAAACAGTGGCTTGAAAGCCAAAGACAATGAGATGAACTCCAAACCTTGGCACTGGCCTATCAACTACCAG GGCCTGAGATTTTCAGGCGTAAATGAGACGGAGTATCGCGTTTACCTGCTGGGAAACCCA GTGGTCTGGTGGATAAATCTGGCCTCTTTAGGGCTGTACGTCATCATGGTGGCAGTGGCGTCCATTGCCATAAAGAGAGGTTTGCCCTTGAACCAAAGCCGACTAG AGCATTCACGGCTCctgaagagaggaggaggcctgCTGCTGCTCGGCTGGCTGCTGCACTACCTCCCCTTCTACGCCATGGGCCGCGTCCTGTACTATCACCACTACTTCCCCGCCATGCTCTTCAGCAGCATGCTGACGG GAGTTACACTGGACATCCTTCTTAAAAGCTCTGACCTGCTGCTCCACTCTGTTTATTCTGACCGGCTGAAAGTTGGTGGATGGCTGCTACTTCAGCTCAGCATCCTTTACAG TTTCTACCTTTTTCATCCTCTGTCCTATGGCATGATGGGTCCTCTTGCCCATGAGCCGGGCAGTGCCATGGCAGGCCTGAAGTGGATAGACTCCTGGGACTTCTAG